The following proteins are co-located in the Thermus thermophilus HB8 genome:
- a CDS encoding LabA-like NYN domain-containing protein, which produces MERVAIFIDGSNLYKGLVQHLGSDYRLNFVEFITLLTAGRKLLRAYYYNAPLPPEDPAAKAHQSFLNYLKRVPYVTVRLGRLERRADGFVEKGVDIQIAVDMLRLAFVNAYDIAVLVSGDGDFAEVVRVVQDLGKQVENTTFHALSSHRLAQQADHFYPLDDFPWERLRAQVSPASPEEEA; this is translated from the coding sequence ATGGAAAGGGTGGCCATCTTTATAGACGGCTCCAACCTATACAAGGGGTTGGTTCAGCACCTGGGTTCAGACTACCGCCTCAACTTCGTGGAGTTCATCACCCTGCTCACCGCGGGGCGGAAGCTTCTTCGGGCCTACTACTACAACGCCCCCCTTCCCCCGGAAGACCCCGCCGCCAAGGCCCACCAGAGCTTCCTCAACTACCTGAAGCGGGTGCCCTACGTGACCGTCCGCCTGGGACGGCTGGAGCGGCGGGCGGACGGGTTCGTGGAGAAGGGGGTGGACATCCAGATCGCCGTGGACATGCTCCGCCTCGCCTTCGTCAACGCCTACGACATCGCCGTGCTGGTCTCGGGGGACGGGGACTTCGCCGAGGTGGTGCGGGTGGTGCAGGACCTGGGCAAGCAGGTGGAGAACACCACCTTCCACGCCCTCTCCTCCCACCGGCTGGCCCAGCAGGCGGACCACTTCTACCCTCTGGACGACTTCCCCTGGGAGCGCCTTAGGGCCCAGGTGAGCCCGGCCTCCCCGGAGGAAGAGGCCTAA
- the folB gene encoding dihydroneopterin aldolase, giving the protein MGEIALLGLEFYGRHGVMPEEGRLGARFVVDLWLSVPFEGKGDRLEETVDYAAVYALVEEAVRHRRFYLIEALADHLAEELLKAFPRLQAVRVRVHKPHAPIPGVFRDVYAETQKSRI; this is encoded by the coding sequence ATGGGGGAGATCGCCCTTCTCGGGCTTGAGTTCTACGGGCGCCACGGGGTCATGCCCGAGGAGGGGCGGCTTGGGGCCCGGTTCGTGGTGGACCTCTGGCTTTCCGTGCCCTTTGAGGGCAAGGGGGACAGGCTGGAGGAGACCGTGGACTACGCCGCCGTCTACGCCCTGGTGGAGGAGGCGGTGCGCCACCGCCGCTTCTACCTCATTGAGGCCCTGGCGGACCATTTGGCGGAGGAGCTCCTAAAGGCCTTTCCCCGCCTCCAGGCGGTTCGGGTCCGGGTCCACAAGCCCCACGCCCCCATCCCCGGGGTTTTTCGGGACGTCTACGCCGAAACGCAAAAATCCCGTATTTGA
- the folP gene encoding dihydropteroate synthase translates to MRTLWLRDRALDLDRVRLLGVLNLTPDSFSDGGRYLDPERALERAREMVAEGADILDLGAESTRPGAAPVPVEEEKRRLLPVLEAVLSLGVPVSVDTRKPEVAEEALKLGAHLLNDVTGLRDERMVALAARHGVAAVVMHMPVPDPATMMAHARYRDVVAEVKAFLEAQARRALSAGVPQVVLDPGFGFGKLLEHNLALLRRLDEIVALGHPVLVGLSRKRTIGELSGVEDPAQRVHGSVAAHLFAVMKGVRLLRVHDVRAHREALGVWEALYGGDRPSRA, encoded by the coding sequence GTGCGGACGCTCTGGCTTCGGGACCGGGCCCTGGACCTGGACCGGGTGCGGCTCCTTGGGGTGCTGAACCTCACCCCCGATTCCTTCTCCGACGGGGGCCGGTACTTGGACCCGGAGCGGGCCCTTGAGCGGGCCCGGGAGATGGTGGCCGAGGGGGCGGACATTCTGGATTTGGGGGCCGAGTCCACCCGCCCTGGGGCGGCGCCTGTGCCCGTGGAGGAGGAGAAGCGGAGGCTTCTTCCCGTCCTCGAGGCGGTCCTTTCCCTGGGGGTGCCGGTGAGCGTGGACACCCGCAAGCCCGAGGTGGCCGAGGAGGCCCTAAAGCTTGGGGCCCACCTTCTGAACGACGTCACCGGGCTTCGCGACGAGCGCATGGTGGCCCTGGCCGCCCGCCACGGGGTGGCCGCCGTGGTCATGCACATGCCGGTGCCGGACCCGGCCACCATGATGGCCCACGCCCGCTACCGGGACGTGGTGGCCGAGGTCAAGGCCTTCCTCGAGGCCCAGGCGAGAAGGGCCCTAAGCGCAGGGGTGCCCCAGGTGGTCCTGGACCCGGGGTTCGGCTTCGGGAAGCTCTTGGAGCACAACCTCGCCCTCCTCCGCCGCCTGGACGAGATCGTGGCCCTGGGCCACCCGGTCTTGGTGGGGCTTTCCCGCAAGCGCACCATCGGGGAGCTTTCCGGGGTGGAGGACCCGGCCCAGAGGGTCCACGGCTCCGTGGCCGCCCACCTCTTCGCCGTGATGAAGGGGGTGAGGTTGCTTCGGGTCCACGACGTGCGGGCCCACCGGGAGGCCCTTGGGGTTTGGGAGGCGCTGTATGGGGGAGATCGCCCTTCTCGGGCTTGA
- a CDS encoding universal stress protein translates to MRLLAALDFGLTHESVVATARALAPALGLEAHLVHVIPDPYFQGLAHRFPDLAPLLREALDRVEARVREALGATGLKARVLRGLPAFAVGGEAARAKLVVLGQTGDDPLERLARGGLARYLLHRGEAPVLLVPPERPLTAVRRIGVGLDESDASLAAFRLALSWKEALGAEVLGLHLVSGEGGCCYPTYLDPKGLSLAEVLEKAEAFLRARYTPLDRLLVTKGEDEADLVELARREKLDLLVLGSKAKRTWRRRLGGTVEAALQRTDLPLLVVPEATVW, encoded by the coding sequence ATGAGGCTTCTCGCCGCCCTAGACTTCGGCCTGACCCACGAGAGCGTGGTGGCCACGGCCCGGGCCCTGGCCCCCGCCTTGGGCCTCGAGGCCCACCTGGTCCACGTGATCCCCGACCCCTACTTCCAGGGCCTGGCCCACCGCTTCCCCGACCTCGCCCCCCTTCTCCGGGAGGCCCTGGACCGGGTGGAGGCCCGGGTGCGGGAGGCCTTGGGGGCCACGGGGCTTAAGGCCCGGGTCTTAAGGGGGCTTCCCGCCTTCGCCGTGGGCGGGGAGGCCGCCCGGGCCAAGCTCGTGGTCCTGGGCCAGACGGGGGACGACCCCCTGGAGCGCCTGGCCCGGGGAGGGCTTGCCCGCTACCTCCTCCACCGGGGGGAGGCCCCCGTCCTCCTCGTCCCCCCGGAAAGGCCCCTCACGGCGGTGAGGCGGATCGGCGTGGGGCTGGACGAAAGCGACGCCAGCCTCGCCGCCTTCCGCCTGGCCCTCAGCTGGAAGGAGGCCCTGGGCGCCGAGGTCCTGGGCCTCCACCTGGTGAGCGGGGAAGGGGGGTGCTGCTACCCCACCTACCTGGACCCCAAAGGCCTCTCCCTCGCCGAGGTCCTGGAGAAGGCCGAGGCCTTCCTAAGGGCGCGCTACACCCCCCTGGACCGGCTTCTCGTCACCAAGGGGGAGGACGAGGCCGACCTCGTGGAGCTCGCCCGCCGGGAAAAGCTGGACCTCCTCGTCCTCGGCTCCAAGGCCAAGCGCACCTGGCGCAGGCGCCTGGGCGGCACGGTGGAGGCGGCCCTGCAGCGGACCGACCTCCCCCTCCTCGTGGTCCCCGAGGCCACGGTCTGGTAG
- a CDS encoding MFS transporter gives MRHGPSWFLRLSAYWFATSFKWFLVLLVLLPAKVAEVSPPEEKASRLGFLFGLGAVMAILGPPVMGYLSDRLGRRRPFLLWGSLLTAFALLLLVHAPSYTALLFAYLLLQVADDLATGPYSALIPDLVPKGERGAASGYMGVLQVSGQVLAGAVGFLLPLAPQAYLAALLNLLGAALSLSLVPDRLPKANPRPFLKAMAAPWRDRDFLLVYLTRFLVMLGFYLAQTYLQYYLADVVRSFQALGRTLTEAPFQAVALLGLLISLGAALASVPAGRASDRLGRKPLIYLSGAGLGLLMPFLLLFPRYDLLLALALVFGLFYGVYLAVDWALVADVLKDPEAHATDMGLWQTAIVVPQVLAGAFGRPLDLLNAQTPGLGYQVLYLLAALFFLLGAFGVAGVRRSR, from the coding sequence ATGCGCCACGGGCCCTCGTGGTTCCTGCGCCTCTCCGCCTACTGGTTCGCCACCAGCTTCAAGTGGTTCCTGGTCCTCCTCGTCCTCCTCCCGGCCAAGGTGGCGGAGGTCTCCCCCCCGGAGGAGAAGGCCTCGAGGCTCGGCTTCCTCTTCGGCCTGGGGGCGGTGATGGCCATCCTGGGGCCGCCCGTGATGGGCTACCTCTCGGACCGCCTGGGCCGGAGGAGGCCCTTTCTCCTTTGGGGGAGCCTCCTCACCGCCTTCGCCCTCCTCCTCCTGGTCCACGCGCCGAGCTACACGGCGCTCCTTTTCGCCTACCTCCTCCTCCAGGTGGCGGACGACCTGGCCACGGGGCCCTATAGCGCCTTGATCCCCGACCTGGTGCCCAAGGGGGAACGGGGGGCCGCCTCGGGGTACATGGGGGTGCTGCAGGTCTCGGGGCAGGTCCTGGCGGGCGCGGTGGGCTTCCTCCTTCCCCTCGCCCCCCAGGCCTACCTGGCCGCCCTCCTCAACCTCCTAGGGGCGGCCTTAAGCCTCTCCCTCGTCCCCGACCGCCTCCCCAAGGCCAACCCGAGGCCCTTCCTCAAGGCCATGGCCGCCCCGTGGCGGGACCGGGACTTCCTCCTCGTCTACCTCACCCGCTTCCTGGTGATGCTGGGCTTCTACCTGGCCCAGACCTACCTGCAGTACTACCTGGCCGACGTGGTGCGAAGCTTCCAAGCCCTGGGGCGGACCCTCACGGAAGCGCCCTTCCAGGCGGTGGCCCTCCTGGGCCTCCTCATCTCCTTGGGGGCCGCCCTCGCCAGCGTCCCCGCGGGGCGGGCCTCGGACCGCCTGGGCCGGAAGCCCCTCATCTACCTCTCGGGGGCGGGGCTTGGCCTCCTCATGCCCTTCCTCCTCCTCTTCCCCCGCTACGACCTCCTCCTCGCCCTGGCCCTCGTCTTCGGCCTCTTCTACGGGGTCTACCTGGCGGTGGACTGGGCCTTGGTGGCGGACGTCCTCAAAGACCCCGAGGCCCACGCCACGGACATGGGCCTGTGGCAGACCGCCATCGTGGTGCCCCAGGTCCTGGCGGGGGCCTTTGGCCGGCCTCTGGACCTTCTGAACGCCCAGACCCCCGGCCTCGGCTACCAGGTGCTCTACCTCCTCGCCGCCCTCTTCTTCCTGCTCGGGGCCTTCGGGGTGGCCGGGGTGCGGCGGAGCCGGTGA
- a CDS encoding TRAP transporter small permease subunit — translation MRALLALSRAIDALSEGVGRIIVWLVLAVSLLSAGNALMRYAFRYSSNAYLEAQWYLFSLIFLLGGAYALKHNAHVRIDLVYGRLSKRTQAWIDLVGTLLFLIPMSLGVIYLSWDWVANAVAIREMSPDVGGLPRWPIKIALPVGFALLALQGLSELIKRLAFLTGHLPDWTPGEEEEVV, via the coding sequence ATGCGCGCCCTGCTCGCCCTCTCTAGAGCCATTGACGCCCTAAGCGAAGGCGTGGGCCGGATCATCGTCTGGCTCGTCCTCGCGGTCTCCCTCCTCTCGGCCGGAAACGCCCTGATGCGCTACGCCTTCCGCTACAGCTCCAACGCCTACCTCGAGGCCCAGTGGTACCTCTTCAGCCTCATCTTCCTCCTGGGCGGCGCCTACGCCCTCAAGCACAACGCCCACGTGCGCATTGACCTCGTTTACGGGCGCCTCTCCAAGAGGACCCAGGCCTGGATTGACCTGGTGGGCACCCTCCTCTTCCTCATCCCCATGAGCCTCGGGGTCATCTACCTCTCCTGGGACTGGGTGGCGAACGCCGTGGCCATCCGCGAGATGTCCCCCGACGTGGGGGGGCTGCCCCGCTGGCCCATCAAGATCGCCCTGCCCGTGGGGTTCGCCCTTCTCGCCCTCCAGGGCCTCTCCGAGCTCATCAAGCGGCTGGCCTTTCTGACCGGGCACCTGCCCGACTGGACGCCCGGGGAAGAGGAGGAGGTGGTCTGA
- a CDS encoding TRAP transporter large permease, translating into MDLYAVMPPLMFAALVVFLLSGYPVAFSLGAVGIVFGFLGIALDLFPPALLKAMPDRIFGIMSNQLLLAIPFFTFMGIILEKSGLAEDLLDTMGRLFGPLRGGLALSVVFVGAILAATTGVVAASVMAMGLISLPVMLKYGYNPRVASGVILGSATLAQIIPPSVVLIVLADQLGVSVGDMYVAALVPSALTVGLYFLYVIYLALFRPQWVPALPPEARPEAGKEPEAAFALLSYLLVAVGSWKLGGFLHLPGWLEGLEVLLGLALWTLLLLPRIRRNPLLRRALFSMVPPLVLIFLVLGTVLIGLATPTEAGAMGVVGALLLAALNRRLSFPVLYQAMEGTAKLTAFVIFILIGSTLFSLVFRGVDGDLWVEGFLTGLPGGEVGFIVFVMVLVFLLGFFIDFFEIAFIVLPLLALGADALNIDKVWFGLLVGVNLQTSFLTPPFGFALFYLRNVAPKEVKTLDIYQGGLPFIGLQLLVLVLTYLLQEPIMEFVRNFRF; encoded by the coding sequence GTGGACCTCTACGCCGTCATGCCCCCCCTGATGTTCGCCGCCCTGGTGGTCTTCCTGCTCTCCGGCTACCCCGTGGCCTTCTCCCTAGGGGCGGTGGGGATCGTCTTCGGCTTCCTGGGCATCGCCCTGGACCTCTTCCCCCCGGCCCTCCTCAAGGCCATGCCGGACCGCATCTTCGGCATCATGTCCAACCAGCTCCTCCTGGCCATCCCCTTCTTCACCTTCATGGGCATCATCCTGGAGAAGAGCGGCCTCGCCGAGGACCTCCTGGACACCATGGGCCGCCTCTTCGGTCCCCTAAGGGGCGGGCTCGCCCTCAGCGTGGTCTTCGTGGGGGCCATCCTCGCCGCCACCACGGGGGTCGTGGCCGCGAGCGTCATGGCCATGGGCCTCATCTCCCTGCCGGTGATGCTCAAGTACGGCTACAACCCCCGTGTCGCCAGCGGGGTGATCCTGGGCTCGGCCACCCTGGCCCAGATCATCCCCCCGAGCGTGGTCCTCATCGTGCTGGCCGACCAGCTCGGGGTGAGCGTGGGGGACATGTACGTGGCCGCCCTCGTTCCCTCGGCCCTCACCGTGGGCCTCTACTTCCTTTACGTGATCTACCTCGCCCTCTTCCGCCCCCAGTGGGTCCCCGCCCTGCCCCCCGAGGCGCGGCCCGAGGCGGGGAAGGAGCCCGAGGCCGCCTTCGCCCTCCTCTCCTACCTCCTCGTGGCCGTGGGGTCGTGGAAGCTTGGGGGGTTCCTCCACCTCCCCGGGTGGCTCGAGGGCCTCGAGGTCCTCTTGGGCCTCGCCCTCTGGACCCTCCTCCTCCTCCCCCGGATCCGGCGAAATCCCCTCCTCCGCCGGGCCCTCTTCTCCATGGTCCCGCCCCTCGTCCTCATCTTCCTGGTCCTGGGCACGGTCCTCATCGGCCTCGCCACCCCCACGGAGGCCGGGGCCATGGGGGTGGTGGGGGCCCTCCTCCTCGCCGCCTTGAACCGCCGGCTTTCCTTCCCCGTCCTCTACCAGGCCATGGAGGGCACGGCCAAGCTCACCGCCTTCGTCATCTTCATCCTCATCGGCTCCACCCTCTTCAGCCTGGTCTTCCGGGGCGTGGACGGGGACCTCTGGGTGGAGGGCTTCCTCACGGGGCTTCCCGGGGGCGAAGTGGGGTTTATCGTCTTCGTCATGGTTCTCGTCTTTCTCCTGGGCTTCTTCATTGACTTCTTTGAGATCGCCTTCATCGTCCTTCCCCTCCTCGCCCTCGGCGCCGACGCCTTGAACATTGACAAGGTCTGGTTCGGCCTCCTCGTGGGCGTGAACCTCCAGACCTCCTTCCTCACCCCGCCCTTCGGCTTTGCCCTCTTCTACCTCCGCAACGTGGCCCCCAAGGAGGTGAAGACGCTGGACATCTACCAAGGCGGCCTTCCCTTCATCGGCCTCCAGCTCCTCGTCCTCGTCCTCACCTACCTCCTCCAGGAGCCGATCATGGAGTTCGTGCGGAACTTCCGCTTCTAA
- a CDS encoding TRAP transporter substrate-binding protein, with product MKRRDFLKRAGIGVAASAAFGPVFAQGSPTVRWRMASSFPKSLDTIYGAAEVLADRVSALTGGRFQIRVYQAGEIVPGLQVMDAVQQGTVEAGHTASYYYVGKAQVLAFDTSVPFGLTARQQNAWMYHGGGIELFRPIFADFNIIQFPGGNTGVQMGGWFRKEVRSLADLKGLKMRIPGPGGQVMSRLGVVPQVLAGGDIYPALERGTIDATEWVGPYDDEKLGFYKVAKYYYYPGWHEPGPMLSFYVNLQEWRKLPKEYQQAFEVAAAEANQWMMAKYDRVNPPALQRLLRAGVRLRKWPNEIMQAAQKAAFEWFEEEAAKDATYRKVYTAWKAFREEQYRWFAVAELGYAQFAFPGV from the coding sequence ATGAAGCGGCGCGACTTTTTGAAGCGGGCAGGCATCGGCGTGGCGGCGAGCGCGGCCTTTGGCCCCGTCTTCGCCCAGGGGAGCCCCACCGTCCGCTGGCGCATGGCCAGTAGCTTCCCCAAGAGCCTGGACACCATCTACGGGGCGGCGGAGGTCCTGGCCGACCGGGTCTCCGCCCTCACGGGGGGCCGCTTCCAGATCCGGGTCTACCAGGCGGGGGAGATCGTCCCCGGCCTCCAGGTTATGGACGCGGTGCAGCAGGGCACGGTGGAGGCGGGGCACACGGCGAGCTACTACTACGTGGGCAAGGCCCAGGTCCTGGCCTTTGACACCAGCGTGCCCTTCGGCCTCACCGCCAGGCAGCAGAACGCCTGGATGTACCACGGGGGCGGGATTGAGCTTTTCCGCCCCATCTTCGCCGACTTCAACATCATCCAGTTCCCTGGGGGCAACACCGGGGTCCAGATGGGGGGCTGGTTCCGCAAGGAGGTGAGGAGCCTCGCCGACCTCAAGGGCCTCAAGATGCGCATCCCCGGGCCCGGCGGCCAGGTGATGAGCCGCCTGGGCGTGGTGCCCCAGGTGCTGGCGGGCGGGGACATCTACCCGGCTTTGGAGCGGGGCACCATTGACGCCACCGAGTGGGTGGGGCCCTACGACGACGAGAAGCTCGGCTTCTACAAGGTGGCCAAGTACTACTACTATCCCGGTTGGCACGAGCCCGGGCCCATGCTCTCCTTCTACGTGAACCTTCAGGAGTGGCGGAAGCTCCCCAAGGAGTACCAGCAGGCCTTTGAGGTGGCCGCCGCCGAGGCCAACCAGTGGATGATGGCCAAGTACGACCGGGTGAACCCGCCCGCCCTCCAGCGCCTCCTCCGGGCCGGGGTGCGCCTCAGGAAGTGGCCCAACGAGATCATGCAGGCGGCCCAGAAGGCGGCCTTTGAGTGGTTTGAAGAAGAGGCGGCCAAGGACGCCACCTACCGCAAGGTCTACACCGCCTGGAAGGCCTTCCGGGAGGAGCAGTACCGCTGGTTCGCCGTGGCCGAGCTGGGCTACGCCCAGTTCGCCTTCCCGGGCGTCTGA
- a CDS encoding DUF4384 domain-containing protein, with translation MRVFLLALAAFLSACTLTLYPEGLSVTYRVDFGGAILRFEPDRGRGATYFVGEEVRFFLTLDRPGWVSLVVQDPDGYTYELDRFHLSRGTHVLPPGPYRYTLTPPRGLHRVRAVYTQSPPSSRVRLEGRYTDWDARLRLYVEASGARAYDVAETYFYVR, from the coding sequence ATGCGGGTTTTCCTTCTGGCCCTTGCGGCCTTCCTTTCCGCCTGCACCCTGACCCTTTACCCGGAGGGCCTTTCCGTGACCTACCGGGTGGACTTCGGCGGGGCGATCCTGCGCTTTGAGCCCGACCGGGGGCGGGGGGCCACCTACTTCGTGGGGGAGGAGGTGCGCTTCTTCCTCACCCTGGACCGCCCGGGCTGGGTGAGCCTGGTGGTGCAGGACCCGGACGGCTACACCTACGAGCTGGACCGCTTCCACCTTTCTCGGGGCACCCACGTCCTGCCTCCCGGGCCCTACCGCTACACCCTCACCCCGCCCCGGGGCCTCCACCGGGTGCGGGCGGTCTACACCCAAAGCCCCCCCTCAAGCCGGGTCCGCCTCGAGGGCCGCTACACCGACTGGGACGCGAGGCTCCGCCTCTACGTGGAGGCCTCGGGGGCGAGGGCCTACGACGTGGCCGAGACCTACTTTTACGTCCGCTAG
- a CDS encoding ribonuclease HII: MAEGPLEAPFWRKGLLVAGLDEAGRGAWAGPIVVGAVVLPPGEYPFRDSKLLSPKARERLAEKVKEVALAFALGVAEAAEVDRLGVLKATLLAAERALLSLPLAPEALVTDYLPLPTPLPLLSPPKADEKSPTVAAASILAKVHRDRIMDELDRLYPGYGFARHKGYGTQEHQEALLALGPSPVHRKRFAPVAQAPLRFPEAP; the protein is encoded by the coding sequence ATGGCCGAAGGGCCCTTGGAAGCTCCCTTTTGGCGAAAAGGCCTCCTCGTGGCCGGTCTGGACGAGGCGGGGAGGGGGGCCTGGGCGGGGCCCATCGTGGTGGGGGCGGTGGTCCTGCCCCCGGGGGAGTACCCCTTCCGGGACTCCAAGCTCCTCTCCCCAAAGGCGAGGGAGCGCCTGGCGGAGAAGGTCAAGGAGGTGGCCCTGGCCTTTGCCCTGGGGGTGGCGGAGGCGGCGGAGGTGGACCGGCTTGGGGTCCTCAAGGCCACCCTCCTCGCGGCGGAGAGGGCCCTCCTCTCCCTCCCCCTCGCCCCGGAGGCCCTCGTCACCGACTACCTCCCCCTTCCCACCCCCCTTCCCCTCCTCTCCCCGCCCAAGGCGGACGAGAAAAGCCCCACGGTGGCCGCGGCGAGCATCCTGGCCAAGGTCCACCGGGACCGGATCATGGACGAGCTGGACCGCCTCTACCCGGGCTACGGCTTCGCCCGGCACAAGGGCTACGGCACCCAGGAGCACCAGGAGGCCCTCCTCGCCTTAGGGCCTAGCCCCGTCCACCGGAAGCGCTTCGCCCCCGTGGCCCAGGCTCCCTTAAGGTTTCCTGAAGCTCCTTAG
- a CDS encoding polyhydroxybutyrate depolymerase, producing the protein MLRRLLPFLALLGGALAQAFWVETPLGRAQGRLEGGAIAFYGLPYAEAERFRAPKPLKAWPPGVGQEAVACPQAPGITAWFGGPIPLEREDCLVLNVYLPAQIPPPGGFPVMVYLHGGGFTSGAGAEPIYRGHRLSEEGVVVVAPNYRLGPLGFLALPALAEEDPKAVGNYGLLDVLEALRFVRDYIRYFGGDPKNVTLFGESAGGMLVCTLLATPEARGLFQKAIVQSGGCGYVRALEEDYAQGEAWAKARGCDPKDLACLRALPLERLLPEEPTLEATGRFLSNPSLFRTGPFKPHLSPFLLPQDPREALREGKAAGTPLIAGANAEEVAFPSLQALLGPGDWEEAERRLLESGLSREKAQALLAHYRKGVPDPKRAWGEVQTDLTLLCPSLKAARLQAPHAPTYAYLFTFRAPGFEGLGAFHGLELAPLFGNLLERPFLPLFLRQEAQEEAEYLGKKMRRYWTSFAKDGEPKGWPRWPLYREGLLLRLDVPLGLLPDLYEERCGALEVLGLL; encoded by the coding sequence ATGCTCCGGCGCCTCCTGCCCTTCCTCGCCCTCCTGGGAGGGGCCCTCGCCCAGGCCTTCTGGGTGGAGACCCCCTTGGGCCGGGCCCAAGGCCGCCTCGAGGGCGGGGCCATCGCCTTCTACGGCCTCCCCTACGCCGAGGCGGAGCGGTTCCGGGCCCCGAAGCCCCTAAAGGCCTGGCCCCCCGGCGTGGGCCAGGAAGCGGTGGCCTGCCCCCAGGCCCCGGGGATCACGGCCTGGTTCGGCGGCCCCATCCCCCTAGAGAGGGAGGACTGCCTGGTCCTCAACGTCTACCTCCCCGCCCAGATCCCGCCCCCGGGGGGCTTCCCCGTCATGGTCTACCTCCACGGCGGGGGCTTCACCTCGGGGGCAGGGGCCGAGCCCATCTACCGGGGGCACCGGCTTTCGGAGGAGGGGGTCGTTGTGGTCGCCCCCAACTACCGCCTGGGGCCCTTGGGCTTCCTCGCCCTTCCTGCCCTCGCCGAGGAGGACCCGAAAGCGGTGGGGAACTACGGGCTTTTGGACGTCCTCGAGGCCCTCCGCTTCGTGAGGGACTATATCCGCTACTTCGGGGGCGACCCCAAGAACGTCACCCTCTTCGGGGAGTCCGCCGGGGGGATGCTGGTCTGCACCCTCCTCGCCACCCCGGAGGCCCGCGGCCTCTTCCAAAAGGCCATCGTCCAATCGGGAGGGTGCGGGTACGTCCGGGCTTTGGAGGAAGACTACGCCCAGGGGGAGGCCTGGGCCAAGGCGAGGGGGTGCGACCCCAAGGACCTCGCCTGCCTCCGCGCCCTCCCCCTGGAGAGGCTCTTGCCCGAGGAGCCCACCCTCGAGGCCACGGGCCGCTTCCTCTCAAACCCCTCCCTCTTCCGGACAGGCCCCTTCAAGCCCCACCTCTCCCCCTTCCTCCTCCCCCAGGACCCCAGGGAGGCCCTAAGGGAGGGAAAGGCGGCGGGCACCCCCCTCATCGCCGGGGCGAACGCCGAGGAGGTGGCCTTCCCCAGCCTCCAAGCCCTCCTCGGACCCGGGGACTGGGAGGAGGCGGAAAGGAGGCTTTTGGAGTCTGGGCTTTCCCGGGAGAAGGCCCAGGCCCTCCTCGCCCACTACCGGAAGGGAGTCCCCGACCCCAAAAGGGCCTGGGGGGAGGTGCAGACCGACCTCACCCTCCTCTGCCCTTCCCTGAAGGCCGCCCGCCTTCAGGCCCCCCACGCCCCCACCTACGCCTACCTCTTCACCTTCCGGGCGCCGGGGTTTGAGGGCCTCGGGGCCTTCCACGGCCTGGAGCTCGCCCCCCTCTTCGGGAACCTCCTGGAGAGGCCCTTCCTACCTCTTTTCCTACGCCAAGAAGCCCAAGAGGAGGCAGAGTACCTGGGCAAGAAGATGCGCCGCTACTGGACCTCTTTCGCCAAGGACGGCGAGCCCAAGGGGTGGCCCCGCTGGCCCCTCTACCGGGAGGGCCTCCTCCTGCGGCTGGACGTCCCCCTGGGGCTTCTGCCGGACCTTTACGAGGAACGGTGCGGCGCCCTCGAGGTCCTTGGGCTACTCTAA